The genomic DNA CGAGGCGGCGAGGGATCGGCAGGATGTCTCTGCCATTGCGCAGCTCCAAGCTAAAGCCGACGCCGATCAAGCCCAGATCGAGAACGCGAACCTGCAGTTGGCTTACACGGATATTCGGTCACCGATTTCAGGTGTTGCCGGCCTGCGGCTGATTGATCTCGGCAACATCGTCCGTGCCGCCGATACGAAAGGGATTGTCATTATTACGCAAGTGGAGCCGATCGCCGTGTTGTTCAACATACCGGAAGACAGTTTGCAGCCGGTGCTCGCTCTTCTCAGAAGTGGCGCTGCGGTACCGGTCGAGGCCTGGGGCCGTGACGATAGCGCAAGGCTCGCAACGGGCCGGCTCGTAGCGGCCGATAACCAGATTGACGAGACAACCGGGACCGTGAAGCTGAAGGCGCTCTTCGACAACAAAGACGATGCCCTGTTCCCGAATCAGTTCGTCAATGTGCGCTTGATGGCGAATGTTCGCTGATTCCGGAATCCAGCAGGTGAAACAGCGACGGATGGTTCTTCAGGAAGCCGGAGATCGGCTCCAGCACAGTGGACTCGGGCGGAACAAAACGGATGAACATGCTCGTGGAAAGAATGGGCAGAGCCGCAACGTTTAAGCGAAACAGGTCGGCCTGGCTGGGGTTCAGATACTGCTCGACATTCGAAACATAGAATACGGTGACGATGATGTCTTTCATCTTTAAGAATTGCGCGACTGCGTGCAGCGCTTTCTTCCCTGCAAAATTCCCCACCAGCGGCACGATCCGATTGTTCATCTGCAATTTGCGAATCCGCTCGAAGTTTGCAGAAGTCGCGAGATAGCTCCAGTTCTGCCCTTTCCCGTCTGTCGCCGTCATCAGTTCGGCATAGCTTGGCGCCGTGAGATTCGAGGGCGCATTCACAAAGCCATAATCGATCTGCGGGCCGGCGGCACAGAATGTCTCCAGCACGTGTTGCATCCCGGCCAGGTCGGCTGTTTTGAGCGGGAA from Terriglobia bacterium includes the following:
- a CDS encoding efflux RND transporter periplasmic adaptor subunit, producing the protein EAARDRQDVSAIAQLQAKADADQAQIENANLQLAYTDIRSPISGVAGLRLIDLGNIVRAADTKGIVIITQVEPIAVLFNIPEDSLQPVLALLRSGAAVPVEAWGRDDSARLATGRLVAADNQIDETTGTVKLKALFDNKDDALFPNQFVNVRLMANVR